Sequence from the Chloroflexota bacterium genome:
CGCTCGGAATGACATGATCTGTCAACACTGCCAATTTGGGAGAGAATTCTGTCAACGAATTACTCAACACTTATAGGTATGACGAAGTTATGTGTTCCCCACTTTGTGGCGCGGGGCCTGTCCCAAATGCAGTCGCATTGAAGTAGCGCGGGGGCTTGTCCCCCGCTCTGTTTACTGGTAATGGAATGTAGCGCGAGGACTTCCCTGCTCCGCACAGGATGCACGTCGCCTGGAGAAAACTGATCCTGCGCCCCACGCGGGGACAAGCTTTCGCGGGATTGACGGACAAGTTGCGGTCCCACTCTGTGTAGCGCGGGGGCTTGTCCCCCGCTCTGTTTACTGGAAAGAGAACGTAGCGCGAGGACTTCCCTGCTCCGCACAGGATGCGCGTCGCCTGGAGAGAATTAGTCCTGCGCCCCCACGCATTGACGAGTTTTCGCGGAATTGACGGGCGAGTTGCGGCCCTATTTCGTGGCAAGAACCGCTTGGTTCTACACGGTACGCCACAGCCAAAGCACACAAAACTCCAACGAGTGTCTTTGATGCGAGAAACGCAATCAGTGAAGGCTATGCAAGAGTTCCAAAGCAGTTTCTTGCACACTCCCGCCTGCGGCAGCGGTAAAGCGGCTCCAGCGGCCCATGTTCACCTCATAGCCGCCCTCCTCATAGGCGATCGGTGTGGGGAAATAGCCCTGGTAGCAGTTGGCGTATCCCACCACGAATGTGCGGCCAAAGGGCGACTGTTCTTTTATGTCTAGTCCAATCTGGCAGAACAACTCGCCCGGCACGCCCACCCACGCGCAGTCCCCAATCGTCATTACTTGAATCTCGCCCACTTCTTGGCGCGCATCGTTGCGAGTGAGCATGTACTTCTCCCGCGCAAGGCGGTGCTTGTTTGCCTCAGCGCGTACTTCGGCAGCCGTCGCGCCGCTGCGCTGAAGGCGCTCCACCTGTTCGCTTGCGGCGGCGTATGCGCGTTCAGCCTCGCTGTTCGTGGGCAAGTCGGTGCGGTAGGACCAATGCACGTACTTTGAAGTAATCTGAACACCACGTTCAACGGGTGGAACTTCCTCCGGCAACAATGAAGCCGCCACGCGCAGCACCTCGCCGGCAAGTTGCAGCCCCATCTCACGCGCGTCGCGGACGTTGCGCCGCACCACCGGCGGATTGACGTCGCCGCACGCACCCTGCGTGAACAGCGCGGTGACACTTGGCCCCAGGGCCGCCTCTACCGCGGCCATGGCAAAGCCGGGATAGTCCGCCGAAACGAGCGGCTGGCTCATAGCACAGATGGGGTGTGCCGTGAAGTTGCACAACACAGCTAGCGGCGATCCGTCGGGGCGCTGGGCGAGCAACACGCCCACCTCCGGGTCAATCGGGCCGCGGCGCACCAACTCGCCGGGCGCGGTTTGGTCCCAATTGCGATACACTTTGCCGTCGCTCCGTACCACGCGGCGGTTTTCTGATACCCCGTATATCTCACCGGAATGTACCTTAATGGACGCCGGTTGGCGCTGCTGCCACGCGGCGATCGCTGCCCCCGCCAGATCATGTCCAAGCTTCTGCACCCACGGCCAACTCAAATCAAGGGTGGAAAGATCAATGGATGCATGGCTGCTGTGGGTATGGCTGGCGCTGAGCATCACATTCTCACCTGGGATAGACGTATGTGTTGCCACCTGCTCCCGTACCCTGGCGGCAAACGCCGCTGGCGGGAATCCAATCATGTCGCAAGCGATAAGCGCAACCGTCCGCTCGCCATCATCGATCACGAGTGCTTTCGCCCACAGATCGTCGTGAACGCCCAAAAACGGGTCGTGCCGGTCCCAGTCGTAGCCAAGGTACGGCATACTTACATCGGGCGTTATGCGAATGCGCGCAGTCCCCACCTGGAAGTATCCCTCGCGGTCATTCATCGTCATGCTCACTTCACTTGTGCGCTTCGGTCGGTCATTTCGGAATACTCTCATTGTGCAGGATACACACGATTCGCGGCGACTGTCGAAAGGCCCGCAGCGTGCTCACTACTCACACCCTGCCTTGCCCCAAGAAAGCATATGCTCCGGCTGCTCTCTTGTATAATCAGGAGACACATGCGCCACGCACATAAGTAAAGCAGTTGGATGGAGGCACCCATGCGAGATATTCCGCACCTCTTTGACGCCAACGTGTTTCTCGGGCCGGTATTTCTTCGGCACGACGAAACACCGGACGATGTCCCTCGGTTGCTGGCCGTAATGGATGAGAACAGCATCAGCCGTGCGCTCGTCACCCACGGCCTTGCCAAATGGCAGCATCCCGCCGCAGGCAACCGGCTCGTCATCGAAGAGACCAAGGGGGTGGACCGGCTCGTGCCGTGTTGGGTCGTCATGCCGTCCGTGGCCGGGGAGATGCCCCCGGAGCGCGAGCAAGTTGCACAATTGCTGGAATCCGGCGCGCGCGCAGCGCGACTTTGCACGGGCATAAATCGACTTACCCTGGAGCCATTTGAAGTGGACACGCTGCTCGAAGCCTTGGCCGAACGAAGGGTACCGCTGTTCCTGGATTCTAACATCCGTCATTGGAGTGAGCCGCGTCCGTGGGCTTTCATCGAATGGGCCGTTCGCACGTATCCCACGCTGCCGCTCGTGCTCTTGCGTGAGCCGCCGTCGAACTTTCGCACACTGTTTACGCTTATGGATCGCTACGCCAACCTGTATATCGAGACGTCGTACATGCAGGGCCACGATGCCATCGCCCTCATAGCAGATCGCTGGGGTGCGGACAGGCTCGTCTTTGGCACCGGCATTCCCGTGTGGGACCCGGGCATGGCCATCACCGGGCTCACCTACGCCAGCTTCTCAATTGAGGAACGCGATGCCGTTGCCGGCGGCAGCCTGCAGCGCTTGATCGATAACTGTGTCGTCTGACCGTCATGCGCTTGGCCTCTGTACATCCTTCAACCCTTCGACAAGCTTCGGATAGGCAGGCTCAGAGCCTGCCCCGGACTTGATACAGGGACGAACGGAGGCGCGAGTCACGGCTGAGAAGAGGCCCTGGATTTGTACCACGATACAATTGGTTACCCAATTCAACAGCGAGAAGGACGTAAAGATATGGCACAGGCAACTTCAGCGGCGGAAAGCGCAGCAATGAGCATACAGGAGGCCGCCCTGCGCGGCGAACCGCTTACAGATACGTTCATCGTAAACAACCACAGCCACCTCGGCTTGTACTATGGGTTCGCCCAGCCCAATCCGGATGCCGATTCCCTGGTGCGCACGATGGACCGCGTGGGCATAGACCAGTCGTGCGTTTTTTCCAGCCTGGCGATTACGGCAGACATGCGCACCGGCAACGACCAGAATCTGGCAGCGGCGCGACAGCACCCTGACCGTATACTGGCCTACGCCGTGCCGGACCCCAATCTCGCCGGCCAGGTCCGCGACGAAATGCAACGCTGCATCGACGCCGGGGCGCGCGGCATCAAGTTCCACACCGGGCTGCATGAGTATCCCTTTGCCGGACCCGGCTACGTTCCCGCCTTTGAATTGGCGGACAGGCATCGGCTGCCATTGATCAGCCACGGCGTAGACTCACCCGACGTGCTGCGGCGCACCGCCCGGGCATATCCCAACGCCCACTTTATCGTGGCCCACGCCGGTGCGGGGCGTAAGCACCCGGCATTTGACCCAATCTATGATGTTGCGCTTGAGGAGCCAAATGTCTACCTGGATACTGCCGGTTCCGTTGCACCGTATGGGATATTCGCGCAATTGGTAGCGCATGTAGGCGCCGGCAAAATACTCTACGGCGACGACTTTCCGTGGATGTGCCCCACCCACCAGATCGGTCGCATTCTGCTGGCGCCCATCACCGACGACGAGAAGAAGCAGATTCTCGGTGGCACGATGCAGCGGCTGTTGGGCACGCGGCAGTGACCGGACTGGCGGTTAGGATGCTCCATCGCCTCGTGGCCTTCTCCACAGCCCAAAGTGCATCCTCGAATGCCTTGAAGAAGTGCACGTGCTCTTCCGATTCTTTAAGATTGCCGGCGCTCTACTGTCATTGAGTAGGTGCTCTTCTGCCATTGTGCAGGCGTCCTCTTGTCACTGTGCAGGCGCTCCTTTGTCATTGTGCAGGCGTTCTACCGTCGATGTGCAGGTGCCCTTCTGCCATTGTGCAGGCGCTCCTTTGTCATTGTGCAGGCGCTCCTTTGTCATTTCGAGCGCCCTTCTGTCATTTCGAGCGCAGCGAGAAATCTAGAATGACTGCACTATGAAATGCTGATTGGCGACAGCACTGCCGGCACTTCGCCCTGCCCATGATCGAAGTCAGGTCGCAAGACAGATACACAGGGCACCTTTCCCCACATCGAAATTGGGTCCCTGCGGTGCAATGTAGATGGATTCCCGCTTTCGCGGGAATGACGGATCGAGATGCTCCCTCTCCTTGTAGCGCGGGGGCTTGTCCCCCGCTCTTCACGGCTCATAATTGGCTGTTGCGTAGCCGGTTTCCGGCTTGCGCGGAATGACTGGTTGGACGCACCCTCGCCACCCAGCAGTGCACACAGACCGCTTTGGTACCGCCGGGGGCTTGTCCCCCGCTCTTGATGGCTCATGATTGGCTGTTGCGTAGCCGGTTTCCGGCATGCGCCGGGATGACGACGCGTGTGCCGTTCGTTAGACTGGCATACATGCTGACCACAGTCCTTGTGAGTCCGCTTACGAATAGACGCGCCTGCTGAGGAACCATCCATGAAATACCTAATGCTCTCAAAGCCCCTGGAAAACCTCTCCTACCCTGAGCTTGCCGACACTGTGGCCGAGCTTGGCATGGACGGCATTGACCTCACGGTGCGCTCACCCGGCCACGTCTTGCCGGAACAGGTCAAGACCGACCTGCCCAAGGCGGCGCAGGCCGTCCGCGAGCGGGGATTAGAGCTTGGCTGGCTAACTACGGCGATCGACAGCGCCCAGTCGCCCTATGCGGAAGACATTATTGCCGCGGCTGCCGACCTCGGCATCAACCAGTTCAAGCTGGGCTATCATCGCTACGCCGGTTTTGGCGAAATGGGCCGTCAGATCGCTGAGGTCCGGGAGCAGTTGCGCGGCATCGAGGGGCTCTGCCGGCAGTATGGCGTACAGGCCGGCATTCACGCGCACTATGGGCCCACGCTTTCGGCCACCACTCACGTGGTCTCGCTGCTGCTGGAGGATTTCGACCCCGCCGCCATCTGCTACTATCCCGATCTCGGGCACATGGGAGTCGAAGGAAGCTTTGGCGGCTGGATTCACGGACTGGACCTGCTCGCAGACCGCATTGACATGCTGGCTTTGGAGAATGTGGCTCAGTTTCGCGCAGTAGACCCGGAAACGGGTGCGGCGTCCTGGAGTACGAAGGTTGTGCCGTTCGACCAAGGCTTCATCCCCTTCGCTGAAGCCTTCCGGTACTTGAAGCACATCGGCTACACCGGCTACGCTTCGTTTCAGGCCGAGTATCGGGGCGCGAACAGCTTTGAAGACATGAACCAAACAGAACTGCTCGCTCAAGTGAGCCAGGACCTGCGCTACACCAAACAGCTTGCTGACGCAGTGGGCCTATAGGCGAGACGGCGTTTCTGTAGAGACCGACCGCACATTTCGCGCTTTCTCTGCGTAGCCGCAATGCTACAATGTGCGGACAGGTGTTCTCTTGTGTAGACGCAGTCCTTTGAGCGCCGATTTGGTCGCATTGAGATTTTGATTTCGCAACTACGAGTGAGAGAAGCAGGGAGCAGGAACGCATGGATCGCCCAAACATCATCCTGATCACGACTGACGAGCAACGGTGGGATACGCTCGGCTGTTACGGCAACCAGAAGGTCAAGACGCCGACCCTGGATGCCCTGGCAGCAAAGGGAACGCTCTTTGCCAAAGCGTACAACCAGAACCCCGTGTGTATTCCGGCCCGCGCCTGCTTGCAGACCGGGCGGTACACCCGCCAGCACGGAGTTTCCTACATGGAGGCGGCCGTCGACAGCACGCCCGGCCTGCCGCCGTGGGAACGCACCTTCATGGAGGAGCTGCAGGACGCCGGGTACGTTACTGCCGCCTTTGGCAAGATACACATGATGCCGCCGAAAGGCTATAACGAAACGCAACTTACCGGCGGCAAGGGATCGCGTTGGACACAGTCGTATGGCTCGCCGCTGGGTCCCGGACCTTTGGGCCCCGTATACGCGCGGTGGCTCGACTCCGTGCATCCGGGCGGCTATGAACTCATCTATGAGCAACGCCGCGAACCCGTATACCGCAAGTACATGACCGCCATCACCAATGTCCTGCCGCTGGAAGAGTATATCGACACATGGATCACCGAGAACACCCGCGAGTTTGTCTCCCGCGACCACGATCAACCCTTCTTCGCCTGGTGCGGCATTTGCGGCCCGCACGGCCCGTTCGATCCGCCGCGACCGTATGACAGCATGTACCCATCCGATTTCGTGGACGTCTCACCTACGTACCTGGCGGATGATAGCGACAAGCCCAAGCATCTGCAGAACGGGGGCGGCCGCTTTGCCAAAGAGCCGGATGACAGCCTGATCCGGCGCGTGACGGCCTTCTACTGGGGGCTTTGCACGTACATTGACGACATGATGGAACGCCTGTTTCAGACGCTTGAAGAGTGCGGCAAGGCCGACAACACCCTCATCATCTTCACCAGCGACCACGGGGACCACATGGGCGATTGGTCTCGGGGCGGCAAAGGCACATTCTGGGAAGGCTCCGCGCGCGTGCCGTTTATCGTCGTGCCGCCGGCGGACTTGCCCCGCGTGCCCAACGTGGATGGCGTGATCGGCACGTTTCAGGTCGCGCCGACCATCCTCGACTATGCCGGCGTGGATATCCCGCGAGAGATGCAGGCCACCAGCCTCAAGTCCGTGGTGGAAGGCGCTGAAGACGCGCCGGGCTTCGCGCTCTGCGAGTATGAGGACAACAACCAGGTCGTGCGCGGCAAGTCCATCACCACGAACCGCTACAAGTACGCCTTCTGGAACACCGAGGACGGGCAAGAGCTTTACGACATGGAGAATGACCCTCTGGAGTTACACAATCTCGCCCGCGATCCAGGATCGCAAGACCTCGTGCGCCAGCATAAGGAAATGCTGCTCCAGCACTTGCTCGATAGCGAGAAGCCGATACGCCGCTGGTAAGCGATGGGTGCGCCAAGAATGAGGCGCCACTGTAAACGAGGTATCCAACCAGCCGCAATCGGTGCCGCAGCGATCAAACTGAATACAGAATCTAAGAGGGGCGCACGATTGTGCGCCCCTCTCGCATTGCGGCTAGAGCCGAATGCTAGCTTCCGCCCAGAAGAAAATCATCTCTCCCTGCGGAAAACGCTTCTGCCTTCTTACGCTATTACTCCGCTGCCAGGGCAGCAGCGACCTTCTCAGCGGCGTCGGCGGTTACCCACTCGCGCCAAGAGTCATTGTTCTGCAACCACCACACGGCGACTTCAGCGTAGTCGGCGCCAGTCTCCGAGAAGTACGTCTCGGCTTGACGCTGGTTGCCAAAGTTCCAGTCCCACTTGCCGAGAAGTTCGATCACGTCCGGAGCGGATTCTTTGAGATCCGTGTTGACGGCAATCACAACCTCAGCCACGGGGTATGCGCAAGCATTACCGTCGGCCCAGCACTCTTCGTTATAGGTCGGCTCTTCGAGAACATAATAGCCGCCGAGTTCGGTCTCCATTTCAAAGGAGAACGTCGTCGGGCCCCAGTAGTAGAACAGCACCGGCTCTTTCTTTAGGAAAGCCGCGCGAATCTCGCTCTGCAGAGCGGCATCCGAGCCAGGATTGACCAGTTCAACCGCGTCGCTCAAGCCATAGGCCACGACCTGATTGGCATTCACTTGCTCGCACGCCCAACCGGGAATGCACGAAAGCAAGCGTGCTTTGCCGTTCGAGTCCGGCGTCACGAAGATTTCCATATGGTCCGCGAGGTCTTCCACTTTGCGCAAGTTGGGATTCTCATCCGCAACATACTGCGGAATGATGAACGCGGACTGCCAGTTGTCCTCCAGGCTCTTGCCCACAACTTCAACTGAGCCTTCCTCCAAAGCCAGTAGGAAGGGCTCTTCCTGGTTTGGCAGCCAAATTTCCATGGTGACGTTCACGTCACCGGCACGGAGCGCCACCAGCATGGGAACGGTATCGCCAAAGACCGCATCGGTCTCATAGCCATAGCCGTTCTCGATGATATAGCGTGCTACCGCGTTCTGGATCTGGGCGCTATCCCAGCTAAGGTCGGAAAAGACGATGGTGGGCTTTGCCATCATCTCCGCTTCCTCTTCTGCCGGCGTCACCACGGCGGTGCCGCAGGCAGCGAGCGTAAGCATAAAGGCGAACATAAGTGCTAGCATGCCGCCGAGTGATTTCCAAGTTCGTGTTTTCATTACGTTGGGATCCTCCCCCTGTTTCTGCTAATCTCCATGGCATTATGATGCCAAAAGTCTCCAACCGCTATCAATCGATAACCACCTCCGAAAGGTCTTAAGTCCGTAATGCTTCTTGCCTACTCTTAGCCCACGCCTGGGTGATGCGGTCGATGATGATCGCCAAGAAGACGATACCCAGTCCGCCCAGCAGTGCCTGCCCCGGTTGCGCGCGCGAAAGCGCCCGCTGCACGTCTTCGCCCAGGCCGCCGGCGCCGACCAGCGAGGCAATCACCATCATTGCCAGCGCCATCATCGTGGTCTGATTGATGCCGGCCATGATCGTCGGCAACGCCATTGGCAACTGCACCTTGAACAGCAGTTGCCGGTGGGTGGTGCCGAACGAGCGTGCGGCCTCGACCACCTGCGGGCTGACTTCCCGGATACCAAGACTGGTAAATCGGATAGTCGGCGGCGCCGCGTAGATAATGGTGGCAAAGACAGCGGGCACGTTGCCAATTCCAAAAAACATAACAACCGGCACGAGATATACGAACGACGGCATTGTCTGCATGCCGTCGAGCAGCGGCTTCAAGACTGCGTCAAACGTGTTGCTGCGCGCGGCCAGCACTCCGAACGGAATACCCACAACGATGGAGAGAAAGACTGACACGACGATGAGTGCCATGGTCTCCATGGCACTGGCCCAAAGCCCGAACACGCCGGTCGTGAGCAAAGCAACCACCGCAAAGGCGGAAAACTTCCAGCCGACGGTGACCCAGGCAATCAGGGCCGCGCCAACCACAATCACCGGCCACGGCGTCCACAGAAATGCGGTCTCTATCCACAGCAAGAACCGCAGCACGGCATCCGCAACTAAATCGAACACCGGCCCCCAGGCAACGGTGATGTCATCCACCCAGTCATTGATCCGGTTACTGATGCCGCGGCTCCAGTCGAGCGGAAACTCGGTTCTGGGGCCCCACGCCAAGACCATCACGACAAAGAAGGCGAGAAAGCCGCCAACAATAAGCGCGGCCCGGGAGGGTCCCGCCGCGCCGTTCCGCGTCGCCTCACGAATCTCGACAGTCGTTTCTTTCAAACGCGTCATTACTGCCATATCACGCTCCGGCTACGCGCCGGCCTCCTCACGTTCTTCAGAAAAGACCGCCTCGGCGAGCACATCCCGCTCTATCATGCCAACCAGCCGCTCTTCGTCGTCTACTACTGGGATCTTCCCTTCCTGAGGCCACGCTACCGAGAGCGCATCCTCAATACACTGCCCTGCCAGCACCGGTTCGCAGCGACGGGAGACAGCATATTCGATGGTAGCGCTGCCGTTCCCGGCGGCATCGCGCGCTTCTTGCCGGCAGATTTCTCCCCGATAGCGGCCATCCTCTGCAATGACGAACGCGGCCTCGACGCCACCAGACTCTAACTGAGCAAGGGCGTCCCGTGCCGTCGTCGTGGGTTTCAAGAGGACTCCACACCGTTCCATGACGTAGCCGACGGTGACAATCGAAGACGTGCGCACGTCGCGCGTGAAGTCGGCCACGTAGTCGTCAATCGGATTCGCCATGATTTCTTCAGGCGTGCCAATCTGAACGATGGCCCCATCGCGCATAATGGCGATGCGGCTGCCCAGCTTGGTAGCCTCGGCCAGATCGTGGGTAATAAAGACGATGGTCTTGTGCAACTGCTCTTGCAGGCGGATAAGCTCATCCTGCATATCCCGCCGGATGAGAGGGTCCAGCGCACTGAAGGGCTCATCCATGAGCAGAATTTCGGGATCGCAGGCCAGGGCCCGCGCAAGACCCACGCGCTGTTGCATGCCGCCGCTGAGAGCTGCAGCGTGGTACTCTTCCCAGCCATCCAGACCGACCACTCGCAGCAGTTCGGCCGCTCGCGCACGCCGGTCTTCCCGCGGCACCCCTTGCACTTCCAAGCCCCAGGCGACGTTATCGATTACCGTGCGGTGGGGCAACAGGCCGAAGTACTGGAAAACCATGCCGGTCTTCTGCCGGCGCGCCTCCGTGAGTTCTTCATCGGTATAGCTGAGAATGTCCTCACCGTCGATGATGACTTCACCGACGGTCGGCTCTATGAGACGTATGAGACAACGCACCAGCGTGGACTTGCCACTGCCGGAGAGGCCCATGACGACGAAGGTCTCGCCCTGATGGACGTCGAAGCTCACGTCGTGCAACGCCAGCACCGAGTCCAACTCGTCCTGGACTTCGTCCTTCGTCTTACCCTCGAGGGTCTCCCCCACGTCAGGTCCGTCGGCCGGTCCAAACACCTTCCACAGGCCACGCACGCTCACGCGCACTTCGCCGTTGGCCGAAGTCGGTAGTTCCGGCAATTCTTCCGTTGCTTGGTTCATGACTACTCTTCGACCTCCCTGAAGTTACCGGCAGCTCGTTGCCGCGGATCGAAGCACTGTAGCTTCAGGATCGCAACACCAACCCCGCAGTAGTCATAGTCAGGGTACCAAGCTGGTATGCCCCTTGCAACCCTGTTGCACTATTTCTAAGCCAGAAGCCTGTCTGGTCAATGCAATAGGACAACCCCTCTCATTGACCCACGCGCACGCAAAGAGTCATACTGAGGGAGATGGATCGGCACACGCAATAACGCACCAAGAGGAGTACATCCATGGCCGAGAAGCAACGTCTCAGCATCGAATACTGCACCTCGTGAGGCTACCTCCCGAAAGCCGTCAGTTTGACGGAACAAGTGCTGGATAAGCACGAACAGAACATCGAGAGCCTGGAGCTCATCCCTTCCGGCGGCGGCGCCTTCGAAGTCACCCTGGACAACAACGTCATCTTCTCCAAACACCAGGAAGGCCGCTTCCCCGAACACGACGAGGTGCTCAAACACCTGCGATAGACGCGAGCGGCACATTAGCGCCACAACTTCCAAAATGAGCACGGTGGCGCGCTGCAGTATACCCGCAACCAATGCCGGCCTCGTGGCAGCACGAGCCGGCGTTGCACTTAAAGAGGCAGAATCATTTGGATCGTCTATAGGACCACTCTATATCCTCAGTTGTGAAGATTACGTGATATGAGCCGATTCAACCTCCCCAAAGACAGCCGGCGCCGCCGGTCGATTCGGCTGCGAGGCTATGACTACTCACAGGAGGGCGTCTACTTCGTCACTTTGGTCGTCCAAGATCGGGCGTGTCTGTTCGGCCAGGTTGTTGATGGAGACATGC
This genomic interval carries:
- a CDS encoding proline/glycine betaine ABC transporter permease, with protein sequence MVLAWGPRTEFPLDWSRGISNRINDWVDDITVAWGPVFDLVADAVLRFLLWIETAFLWTPWPVIVVGAALIAWVTVGWKFSAFAVVALLTTGVFGLWASAMETMALIVVSVFLSIVVGIPFGVLAARSNTFDAVLKPLLDGMQTMPSFVYLVPVVMFFGIGNVPAVFATIIYAAPPTIRFTSLGIREVSPQVVEAARSFGTTHRQLLFKVQLPMALPTIMAGINQTTMMALAMMVIASLVGAGGLGEDVQRALSRAQPGQALLGGLGIVFLAIIIDRITQAWAKSRQEALRT
- a CDS encoding amidohydrolase family protein, which codes for MRDIPHLFDANVFLGPVFLRHDETPDDVPRLLAVMDENSISRALVTHGLAKWQHPAAGNRLVIEETKGVDRLVPCWVVMPSVAGEMPPEREQVAQLLESGARAARLCTGINRLTLEPFEVDTLLEALAERRVPLFLDSNIRHWSEPRPWAFIEWAVRTYPTLPLVLLREPPSNFRTLFTLMDRYANLYIETSYMQGHDAIALIADRWGADRLVFGTGIPVWDPGMAITGLTYASFSIEERDAVAGGSLQRLIDNCVV
- a CDS encoding betaine/proline/choline family ABC transporter ATP-binding protein (Members of the family are the ATP-binding subunit of ABC transporters for substrates such as betaine, L-proline or other amino acids, choline, carnitine, etc. The substrate specificity is best determined from the substrate-binding subunit, rather than this subunit, as it interacts with the permease subunit and not with substrate directly.); translated protein: MNQATEELPELPTSANGEVRVSVRGLWKVFGPADGPDVGETLEGKTKDEVQDELDSVLALHDVSFDVHQGETFVVMGLSGSGKSTLVRCLIRLIEPTVGEVIIDGEDILSYTDEELTEARRQKTGMVFQYFGLLPHRTVIDNVAWGLEVQGVPREDRRARAAELLRVVGLDGWEEYHAAALSGGMQQRVGLARALACDPEILLMDEPFSALDPLIRRDMQDELIRLQEQLHKTIVFITHDLAEATKLGSRIAIMRDGAIVQIGTPEEIMANPIDDYVADFTRDVRTSSIVTVGYVMERCGVLLKPTTTARDALAQLESGGVEAAFVIAEDGRYRGEICRQEARDAAGNGSATIEYAVSRRCEPVLAGQCIEDALSVAWPQEGKIPVVDDEERLVGMIERDVLAEAVFSEEREEAGA
- a CDS encoding TIM barrel protein; the protein is MKYLMLSKPLENLSYPELADTVAELGMDGIDLTVRSPGHVLPEQVKTDLPKAAQAVRERGLELGWLTTAIDSAQSPYAEDIIAAAADLGINQFKLGYHRYAGFGEMGRQIAEVREQLRGIEGLCRQYGVQAGIHAHYGPTLSATTHVVSLLLEDFDPAAICYYPDLGHMGVEGSFGGWIHGLDLLADRIDMLALENVAQFRAVDPETGAASWSTKVVPFDQGFIPFAEAFRYLKHIGYTGYASFQAEYRGANSFEDMNQTELLAQVSQDLRYTKQLADAVGL
- a CDS encoding amidohydrolase family protein — translated: MAQATSAAESAAMSIQEAALRGEPLTDTFIVNNHSHLGLYYGFAQPNPDADSLVRTMDRVGIDQSCVFSSLAITADMRTGNDQNLAAARQHPDRILAYAVPDPNLAGQVRDEMQRCIDAGARGIKFHTGLHEYPFAGPGYVPAFELADRHRLPLISHGVDSPDVLRRTARAYPNAHFIVAHAGAGRKHPAFDPIYDVALEEPNVYLDTAGSVAPYGIFAQLVAHVGAGKILYGDDFPWMCPTHQIGRILLAPITDDEKKQILGGTMQRLLGTRQ
- a CDS encoding neutral/alkaline non-lysosomal ceramidase N-terminal domain-containing protein, whose protein sequence is MTMNDREGYFQVGTARIRITPDVSMPYLGYDWDRHDPFLGVHDDLWAKALVIDDGERTVALIACDMIGFPPAAFAARVREQVATHTSIPGENVMLSASHTHSSHASIDLSTLDLSWPWVQKLGHDLAGAAIAAWQQRQPASIKVHSGEIYGVSENRRVVRSDGKVYRNWDQTAPGELVRRGPIDPEVGVLLAQRPDGSPLAVLCNFTAHPICAMSQPLVSADYPGFAMAAVEAALGPSVTALFTQGACGDVNPPVVRRNVRDAREMGLQLAGEVLRVAASLLPEEVPPVERGVQITSKYVHWSYRTDLPTNSEAERAYAAASEQVERLQRSGATAAEVRAEANKHRLAREKYMLTRNDARQEVGEIQVMTIGDCAWVGVPGELFCQIGLDIKEQSPFGRTFVVGYANCYQGYFPTPIAYEEGGYEVNMGRWSRFTAAAGGSVQETALELLHSLH
- a CDS encoding SelT/SelW/SelH family (seleno)protein, with protein sequence MAEKQRLSIEYCTSUGYLPKAVSLTEQVLDKHEQNIESLELIPSGGGAFEVTLDNNVIFSKHQEGRFPEHDEVLKHLR
- a CDS encoding sulfatase-like hydrolase/transferase — translated: MDRPNIILITTDEQRWDTLGCYGNQKVKTPTLDALAAKGTLFAKAYNQNPVCIPARACLQTGRYTRQHGVSYMEAAVDSTPGLPPWERTFMEELQDAGYVTAAFGKIHMMPPKGYNETQLTGGKGSRWTQSYGSPLGPGPLGPVYARWLDSVHPGGYELIYEQRREPVYRKYMTAITNVLPLEEYIDTWITENTREFVSRDHDQPFFAWCGICGPHGPFDPPRPYDSMYPSDFVDVSPTYLADDSDKPKHLQNGGGRFAKEPDDSLIRRVTAFYWGLCTYIDDMMERLFQTLEECGKADNTLIIFTSDHGDHMGDWSRGGKGTFWEGSARVPFIVVPPADLPRVPNVDGVIGTFQVAPTILDYAGVDIPREMQATSLKSVVEGAEDAPGFALCEYEDNNQVVRGKSITTNRYKYAFWNTEDGQELYDMENDPLELHNLARDPGSQDLVRQHKEMLLQHLLDSEKPIRRW
- a CDS encoding ABC transporter substrate-binding protein codes for the protein MKTRTWKSLGGMLALMFAFMLTLAACGTAVVTPAEEEAEMMAKPTIVFSDLSWDSAQIQNAVARYIIENGYGYETDAVFGDTVPMLVALRAGDVNVTMEIWLPNQEEPFLLALEEGSVEVVGKSLEDNWQSAFIIPQYVADENPNLRKVEDLADHMEIFVTPDSNGKARLLSCIPGWACEQVNANQVVAYGLSDAVELVNPGSDAALQSEIRAAFLKKEPVLFYYWGPTTFSFEMETELGGYYVLEEPTYNEECWADGNACAYPVAEVVIAVNTDLKESAPDVIELLGKWDWNFGNQRQAETYFSETGADYAEVAVWWLQNNDSWREWVTADAAEKVAAALAAE